From the genome of Lotus japonicus ecotype B-129 chromosome 6, LjGifu_v1.2, one region includes:
- the LOC130725092 gene encoding uncharacterized protein LOC130725092 — MDLRARVQEFILVEQDEQTKKDRDDWRAQPDVSSEKGRAPKDQRPAQTPRQPRPAPYPAGRQGPQSNTWHRNSQPASVNPAAQGGHDPAQGHQTKLNAPLSTILRAVGQTNVVQYPWPPRRSPANVDTTKWCEFHKAMGHNIDNCWTLRKEIERLIKAGHLSNFVSGDNTQLDAVKNTGCDLSKGKEVVEELGVPAGSCLSIAGGFGGGRISSKGRKRYVEAVNSVHHAYEGECWLNHTPITFSPKDFDHVIPHDNDPIVVTLRVNNYVTKKVFLDQGSSANIIYGDAFERLGLKESDLRPYTGCLVGFTGDRAKVRGYVELDTAFGEGEYVKKFQVKYLVLPCKATYNVLLGRDTLNKICAIISTAHLTVKYPTCNGKVGILRVDQEAARACYAQSLELYGKKAAKESHRVTEIFPHENFNLDPRDDSEELRPQPAE, encoded by the coding sequence ATGGATTTGCGTGCACGGGTACaagagtttatcttggttgaacAGGATGAGCAAACTAAAAAGGATAGGGACGACTGGCGAGCTCAACCGGACGTTTCATCAGAAAAAGGTCGCGCTCCTAAAGACCAACGACCCGCTCAGACACCGCGCCAGCCAAGGCCAGCGCCCTATCCAGCAGGGAGACAGGGGCCACAAAGTAACACATGGCATCGGAATAGTCAACCCGCTTCGGTGAATCCGGCGGCCCAAGGAGGACATGATCCCGCCCAAGGTCATCAAACCAAATTGAACGCCCCTCTCAGCACAATACTGCGAGCAGTAGGGCAAACTAATGTGGTTCAATACCCATGGCCACCCAGGCGATCACCTGCGAACGTGGACACAACAAAGTGGTGTGAATTCCATAAAGCCATGGGACACAATATAGATAATTGCTGGACTTTGCGCAAGGAGATTGAACGACTGATCAAAGCGGGGCATTTGTCCAATTTTGTCTCAGGAGACAATACACAGCTTGACGCAGTCAAAAATACGGGCTGTGATTTGTCAAAGGGAAAGGAGGTAGTTGAGGAGTTAGGAGTACCCGCCGGGTCTTGCTTGTCAATTGcagggggatttggcggcgggcGCATATCTAGCAAGGGAAGGAAAAGATATGTTGAGGCAGTAAACTCGGTTCACCACGCTTACGAGGGGGAATGTTGGCTGAACCATACTCCAATTACTTTCTCGCCAAAGGATTTTGATCATGTGATTCCGCATGATAACGATCCAATAGTGGTGACCCTGCGCGTAAATAACTATGTTACCAAGAAAGTTTTTCTAGACCAAGGCAGTTCTGCTAACATCatatatggtgatgcatttgaaagATTGGGCTTAAAGGAGTCAGACTTAAGGCCATATACGGGGTGTCTAGTGGGATTCACAGGAGATCGAGCCAAGGTCCGAGGCTATGTGGAATTGGACACTGCTTTTGGTGAGGGTGAATACGtgaagaaatttcaagtaaagtattTGGTTCTTCCGTGTAAGGCGACGTATAATGTGCTTCTAGGGCGTGATACTTTGAACAAAATATGTGCGATAATTTCAACCGCCCATTTGACAGTGAAGTATCCAACTTGCAATGGAAAGGTGGGAATTTTGAGGGTGGATCAAGAGGCCGCCCGAGCCTGTTATGCACAAAGTCTGGAACTTTATGGTAAGAAGGCAGCCAAGGAATCACATCGCGTCACGGAAATTTTTCCACATGAGAATTTCAATTTGGATCCTCGTGATGATTCGGAGGAGTTAAGACCTCAGCCGGCGGAATAA